In the genome of Ammospiza nelsoni isolate bAmmNel1 chromosome 7, bAmmNel1.pri, whole genome shotgun sequence, one region contains:
- the LOC132075451 gene encoding uncharacterized protein LOC132075451 — protein MYAGRKRRKPVPKSPKAPPAEGVKSNPSKRHRERLNQELSKLTGLLPFPEDVRSRLDKLSILRLAVGYLRVKSYLRATAPNVGNCVGQPRHPGGDRWTELQGDRELFPEGELLLQALNGFVIAVTGDGYIFYISPTVQDYLGFHQSDLIYQSVYELIHADDRASFRRQLHGPPVHAADTFPPEQLLLAGSQRLCAEKRSFVERSFTCRFRCLLDNSSGFLALNFHGRLKFLLGQQKSAADKSPVALFAIATLLQPLSILELRTKTLIFQTKHKLDFTPMACDSRGKVVLGYTEVELCRRGSGYQFVHAADMMHCAEHHVRMMKTGESGLTVFRLLTKRGSWVWVQANARLVYKGDRPDCIIARQRALSNEEGEEHLHKRNLQLPFSFATGEAVLYGNALPGFLDSFQAKEELQVQANSSSEQCLVDPNSLLGAMMKQDASIYNSHTDNVPQFSLPGFIPEPDGLTQNEDTSSAKEESNSLLVVIETLFEKSEVDGNACQSLNVDSMELQQWEEAVLSLGAQEEPPAQGLGTKVPSCVGQVLLREGAGKSLEFPRCHGESSAVAHFQRCWAAGSAFPAEPQAAGTWGGQGAVGSMGSAPSEGSFAQPEQQVPFNPARLVAGTVLGVPISSSKSSAALQLANQALQAEATLSAPVDNTLPDAQSQPGCQLVHSNTLGTLCHSVPLQANPATCPSEASLAVAPKQLEAAGAYLESQTLPGGSPENPPGAGLWLPPPSQSFPCPAQGLHESLFSGDGKLCEVEVALPAPLGARQLPGHGGFPKQPLAGHAEPSFSWEGQQAVPLEEKWFSQPWLLQAGAAPVHHSGLQPGSSTDPSAHQMDCLVLSECQYGNSLFRHDSMFLRDVAQTPLPQQPGALPCPAENRPGAPCSSPGSVPRCSAALPVKVGAGAPPCSGQGPGCPSVPLSAGQPLCACEIQLKVRCEGCRT, from the exons ATGTACGCgggcaggaagaggaggaagccGGTGCCCAAGAG ccccaaagccccccCTGCCGAGGGTGTGAAGTCCAACCCCTCCaagcggcaccgggagcggctGAACCAGGAGCTGAGCAAGCTGACggggctgctgcccttccccgAGGATGTGCGCTCCAGGCTGGATAAACTCTCCATCCTCCGCCTGGCCGTGGGCTACCTGAGGGTGAAGAGCTACCTGAGGG ccacagctccaaaCGTTGGCAACTGCGTGGGTCAGCCCAGACACCCAGGAGGGGACAGATGGACGGAGCTGCAGGGTGACAGGGAGCTGTTCCCtgagggagagctgctgctccag GCACTCAATGGATTTGTCATCGCTGTGACTGGGGACGGATACATCTTCTACATCTCCCCCACCGTGCAGGACTACCTGGGCTTCCACCAG TCGGATCTCATCTACCAGAGCGTGTACGAGCTGATCCATGCGGACGACAGGGCCTCCTTCCGCCGCCAGCTGCACGGGCCCCCGGTGCATGCTGCTGACA cttttcccccTGAACAGCTGCTGCTCGCCGGCTCGCAGCGCCTCTGTGCTGAGAAGCGATCCTTTGTGGAGAGGAGCTTCACCTGCCGCTTCCGCTGCCTGCTGGATAACTCCTCGGGATTCCTG GCCTTGAATTTCCATGGGCGCCTGAAGTTCCTTCTTGGGCAGCAAAAGTCAGCAGCAGACAAGTCCCCGGTTGCTCTCTTTGCCATTGCCACACTCCTCCAGCCTCTCTCCATCCTGGAGCTCCGGACCAAAACGCTGATCTTCCAGACAAAGCACAAGCTGGACTTCACTCCCATGGCCTGTGATTCCCG GGGGAAGGTTGTCCTGGGATACACGGAggtggagctgtgcaggaggggATCCGGATACCAGTTTGTGCACGCGGCCGACATGATGCACTGCGCAGAGCACCACGTGAGAA tgaTGAAGACGGGCGAGAGCGGGCTGACGGTGTTCCGGCTGCTGACCAAGAGGGGCAGCTGGGTGTGGGTGCAGGCCAACGCACGGCTGGTCTACAAAGGGGACAGGCCCGACTGCATCATCGCCCGCCAGCGAGCCCTGTC GAATGAAGAAGGGGAGGAGCATCTCCACAAGAGAAACCTGCAGCTGCCTTTCAGCTTTGCCACAGGGGAAGCAGTCTTGTATGGGAATGCCCTTCCTGGGTTCTTGGATTCGTTCCAAGccaaggaggagctgcaggtgcaaGCAAActccagctcagagcagtgctTGGTAGACCCCAACTCTCTCCTTGGGGCCATGATGAAGCAGGATGCATCCATATACAACTCCCACACGGATAACGTGCCTCAGTTCTCCCTGCCAGGTTTCATCCCTGAGCCTGATGGGCTGACCCAGAATGAGGACACCAGCAGTGCCAAGGAGGAGAGCAACTCCCTCCTGGTGGTCATTGAAACCCTCTTTGAGAAGAGCGAGGTGGATGGAAACGCCTGTCAGAGCCTGAATGTGGACagcatggagctgcagcagtgggaggaggctgtgctcagcctgggggcacaggaggagccACCAGCTCAGGGGCTTGGCACCAAGGTGCCATCCTGTGTGGGGCAGGTGCTCCTCAGGGAGGGTGCTGGAAAGAGCCTGGAGTTCCCACGCTGCCATGGGGaaagcagtgctgtggctcACTTCCAGCgctgctgggcagctggctcagcattcccagcagagccccaggcagcGGGCACATGGGGAGGCCAGGGGGCTGTGGGCTCcatgggctctgctccctctgaggGCAGCTTtgcccagccagagcagcaggtcCCGTTCaacccagccaggctggtggcagggactgtgctgggtgtccccatctccagcagcaaatcctctgcagcactgcagctggcaAACCAAGCCCTTCAGGCAGAAGCCACCCTCTCTGCTCCTGTAGATAACACTCTTCCTGAtgctcagagccagcctgggtgCCAGCTGGTGCACTCAAACACCTTGGGGACTCTGTGCCACAGTGTCCCCCTCCAGGCAAACCCAGCCACTTGCCCATCAGAGGCTTCGCTGGCCGTAGCTCCAAAACagctggaagctgcaggagcaTACCTGGAGTCCCAGACTCTGCCAGGTGGCAGCCCTGAGAAtcccccaggggctgggctgtggctgccacCCCCCTCCCAATCTTTTCcttgccctgcccagggcttgCATGAGTCCCTGTTCTCTGGGGATGGGAAGCTCTGTGAGGTGGAGGtagctctccctgcccccttaggagccaggcagctgccagggcatGGTGGCTTCCCcaaacagcccctggcaggCCATGCAGAGCCCAGCTTTTcctgggaggggcagcaggcagtgcccctAGAGGAGAAGTGGTTCTCACAGCCGTggctcctgcaggctggggcagctccagtgCACCACAGTGGGCTCCAGCCGGGCTCCAGCACggatcccagtgcccaccaGATGGACTGCCTTGTGCTGTCCGAGTGCCAGTATGGAAACAGCCTTTTCAGGCATGACAGCATGTTCCTGAGGGATGTTGCTCAAAcaccccttccccagcagccaggtGCTTTGCCTTGCCCTGCTGAGAACCGCCCTGGAGCACCCTGCTCCTCACCAGGCTCAGTTCCAAGGtgctcagcagctctccctgtgaAGGTGGGTGCAGGAGCCCCCCCGTGCTCCGGGCAGGGCCCTGGCTGCCCATCAGTTCCCCTCTCAGCTGGgcagcccctctgtgcctgtGAGATTCAGCTCAAGGTGAGGTGTGAGGGCTGCAGGACCTGA